AACTGGATCGAGAATTACAGCAACTGGCCTCAGCCTTGGATGATCTGGAACCTGTAGATGAACCAAACCAGAATGTCTCCGGCTCTCTAATCACACCAGTGGCTGAACCTGCATTACAAGATGTTTCTTATCAGGAAGAGCCGATTCCGGTCGGTAATATCACGGCGTATACGCAATAACTCATGCGCAATCGCTATAAAAAAGCACCGATGATCGGTGCTTTTTGTGTTTAGGATTCAACTTGTTGATGTTCACGTACATAATCTTCGGTACGCTGCATGGCTTCCTGAATATTAAAGAGTGCAGTTTCTACATCTTTCAAGGTTTTAGCATTACCACCGCTTAAAGCCTGACGCCATTTGCGTGCACCCGGCAAGTTCTGGAACAGTCCCAGAATATGACGGGTAATAATGGATAAAGGTGCACCTTCGGCCATGCGCTGCGCAATATAAGGCAGCATCTGTTGCATAATGTCAAAACGGTCTGGTGCATCCAGATTCCACAGTTGGCCCAGTTCAGCCAGTAAGTAAGGATTATGATAGGCTTCGCGGCCAATCATCACACCATCCACATATTTGAGATGTTCCAGGGTTTCGGCATAGGTTTTAATCCCACCGTTGATCTCAATGAGCAGATCAGGACGATCCTGTTTTAAACGGTAGACATCTTCATAACGTAGGGGTGGCACATCGCGGTTTTCTTTAGGTGATAGACCTTTTAATAAGGCAATCCGTGCATGCACGATAAAGTTATTACAGCCGGTTTTGGCCACGGTGTCGACAAAATGCAGCATCTCTTCATAAGATTGCATATCATCAATTCCGATCCGGTGTTTTACGGTCACTGGAATCTCCACCGCGTGACGCATTTCAGCAATACATTCTGCGACTAGATCAGGCTCCGCCATCAGACAGGCACCAATTTTATTATTCTGTACCCGGTCACTTGGGCAACCTACATTTAAATTGACTTCGTTATAGCCCCAGTCCTGTGCCATCTTGGTACAAGTGGCGAGATCTTTTGGATTCGAGCCGCCGAGTTGCAACACGATTGGCTGTTCTTCTGTATTAAAGTCCAAATGACGTTTGGCATCACCGTAAATGATTGCACCTGTGGTGACCATTTCAGTGTACATAATCACATTCGGGTTAAACAGACGTGCAAAGAAACGATAATCTTTGGTGGTCCAATCCATCATCGGCGCAACACTGATTCGAGGATTCTGTGTGTTGCTTGGTTTTGATAAAATACTCATTGAAAATCAACCTATTGAATCAGTGTTGTGTTGAATTTATTTGCATCTATTTCATCTTTTTTTGCTCTTTTTAAAATTTGATTTACGCCATAAATACGCCATAATAAGTAAAAATATCATAAGGCGTAAAAATGGGTACAATCACGCAGCGTAAGTTAGTCAATGGATCAATACGCTATCGTGCTGAAATTCGAATCAATCGAAAAGATTTACCAATATATAAAGAAAGTAAAACATTTGGATCGAAGAAAGTTGCAGCAATTTGGTTAGCAAAAAGGGAAGCTGAAATAGAAGAAAATCCTGAAATTTTGTTTGGTCAAGAAGATGTAATAGATCTAACTCTTTCTAACGCTATTTCGAAATATTTGGCGGAAGTGGGAGCTGAGTATGGACGAACTAAAACATATTCACTCAAACTTATTCAGAAGTTTCCAATCGCGCGGCATGTTATCACAAAAATTAAATCGACTCATATTGCGGAACACGTAGCTCTACGCAAAAAAGGCATTGAAGATCTAAGACTCGCTCCTGTTGCATCTAGTACACTCCAGCATGAGCTTTTACATATTAGAGGGGTGCTATCTCATGCAGCGGTAATGTGGGATATAGATATTGATCTAAATTCTTTCGATAAGGCAACAGCACAATTAAGAAAGACACGCCAAATTTCATCAAGTCAAAAAAGAGATAGGCTTCCAACGAATGAAGAGTTGGCGGCATTGACGAAGTATTTTGTCAATAAATGGAATAATCCTGCTTACAGTTATCCAATGCATTTGATTATTTGGTTTGCAATTTACTCATGTAGACGTGAGGCGGAAATAACTCGAATGGAATTAAGTGATTTTGACATTCATAACAACTCATGGAAAATACGTGATTTGAAAAACCCAACAGGCTCTAAAGGGAATCATAAGGAGTTTAATGTATTACCTCAGTGTAAAAAAATTATTGAGCTTTTATCGGAGCAGGAAGTTAGAGCTAGAATGTTGAAAAGAGGCTATGGCGATGAATATCTGATACCTCTTAGTCCAAAAACAATAGGTGGTGAATTTAGAAAAGCTTGTAAGTTGCTTGGAATAGATGATTTAAAATTCCATGATTTGAGACATGAAGGGTGTACCCGTTTAGCTGAGCAAGGTTTCACTATCCCCCAGATACAGCAAATTAGTTTGCACGATTCATGGGGGAGTTTGGAAAGGTATGTATCAGTTAAACGAAGAAAACAGACCCTTAATTTTGAGAATTCGTTAGAGC
The nucleotide sequence above comes from Acinetobacter lwoffii. Encoded proteins:
- the dusA gene encoding tRNA dihydrouridine(20/20a) synthase DusA, with product MSILSKPSNTQNPRISVAPMMDWTTKDYRFFARLFNPNVIMYTEMVTTGAIIYGDAKRHLDFNTEEQPIVLQLGGSNPKDLATCTKMAQDWGYNEVNLNVGCPSDRVQNNKIGACLMAEPDLVAECIAEMRHAVEIPVTVKHRIGIDDMQSYEEMLHFVDTVAKTGCNNFIVHARIALLKGLSPKENRDVPPLRYEDVYRLKQDRPDLLIEINGGIKTYAETLEHLKYVDGVMIGREAYHNPYLLAELGQLWNLDAPDRFDIMQQMLPYIAQRMAEGAPLSIITRHILGLFQNLPGARKWRQALSGGNAKTLKDVETALFNIQEAMQRTEDYVREHQQVES
- a CDS encoding site-specific integrase, which translates into the protein MGTITQRKLVNGSIRYRAEIRINRKDLPIYKESKTFGSKKVAAIWLAKREAEIEENPEILFGQEDVIDLTLSNAISKYLAEVGAEYGRTKTYSLKLIQKFPIARHVITKIKSTHIAEHVALRKKGIEDLRLAPVASSTLQHELLHIRGVLSHAAVMWDIDIDLNSFDKATAQLRKTRQISSSQKRDRLPTNEELAALTKYFVNKWNNPAYSYPMHLIIWFAIYSCRREAEITRMELSDFDIHNNSWKIRDLKNPTGSKGNHKEFNVLPQCKKIIELLSEQEVRARMLKRGYGDEYLIPLSPKTIGGEFRKACKLLGIDDLKFHDLRHEGCTRLAEQGFTIPQIQQISLHDSWGSLERYVSVKRRKQTLNFENSLELTS